The Gadus macrocephalus chromosome 13, ASM3116895v1 genome includes a window with the following:
- the dyrk3 gene encoding dual specificity tyrosine-phosphorylation-regulated kinase 3 isoform X1 yields the protein MMIISRKPEGPIATARHADGLYDSYMRTDHILKEETDTNSPSGLPPMSKHTGVSTKDLMREQVAVRGSQLKVKYLYEDSTYNRKVNCIATATATPQSNGTAVHVSTKPVAVSGLSKERSVDSTGSSKGSSDSAGLQGSGTVGNSTGGGGGGSKLCGPLTSEQALRQYRNQLTSLEQTEIHTYPEIYFLGPNAKKRQAVVGGSNNSGYDDDQGGYIHVPHDHLAYRYEFLKVIGKGSFGQVAKVYDHKLQQHLALKMVRNEKRFHRQAQEEIRILEHLRKQDRNGTMNVVHMLENFTFRNHICMTFELLSMNLYELIKRNKFQGFSLALVRKFAHSILQCLEALNRHRIIHCDLKPENILLKQQGRSGIKVIDFGSSCFEHQRVYTYIQSRFYRAPEVILGSRYGLPIDMWSFGCILAELLTGYPLFPGEDEGDQLACVMELLGMPPQKVLEQAKRAKNFINSKGHPRYCGANTLPTGATVLTGSRSRRGKMRGPPGSKEWSAALKGCEDPTFTDFLKKCLDWDPTTRLTPSQALRHPWLYRRLPKPVPGTDKGQGPTVKRLPEHHSTSFPSILAKGGSGLGTAAAANNKLRGAMMADPGETMPLRTVLPKLVS from the exons ATGATGATAATAAGCAGAAAACCAGAGGGCCCAATAGCAACAG CGCGTCACGCAGACGGTCTGTATGACTCCTACATGAGAACCGATCACATCCTGAAAGAAGAAACCGATACAAACAGCCCCTCGGGGCTACCCCCCATGTCCAAACACACG GGGGTCAGTACCAAGGACCTCATGAGGGAACAGGTGGCGGTACGAGGGAGTCAACTCAAGGTCAAGTACCTGTACGAAGACTCCACTTACAATCGCAAGGTCAACTGCATCGCCACGGCAACGGCAACCCCTCAGAGCAATGGCACCGCTGTTCATGTGTCCACGAAACCTGTCGCGGTGTCGGGCCTCTCCAAGGAGCGCAGCGTTGACAG CACGGGGTCCAGTAAGGGCTCCAGTGACTCGGCAGGCCTCCAGGGCTCAGGCACTGTGGGGAACAGcacaggcggcggcggcggcggcagcaagCTGTGCGGGCCCCTCACCTCGGAGCAGGCGCTCAGGCAGTACCGCAACCAGCTGACCAGCCTGGAGCAGACAGAGATCCACACCTACCCGGAGATCTACTTCCTGGGACCCAACGCCAAGAAGCGGCAGGCGGTCGTCGGGGGCAGCAACAACTCGGGCTACGACGACGACCAGGGGGGTTACATCCACGTCCCCCACGACCATCTGGCCTATCGTTACGAGTTCCTCAAG GTGATCGGCAAGGGCAGCTTCGGCCAGGTGGCCAAGGTGTACGACCACAAGCTGCAGCAGCACCTGGCGCTGAAGATGGTGCGCAACGAGAAGCGCTTCCACCGGCAGGCGCAGGAGGAGATCCGCATCCTGGAGCACCTGCGCAAGCAGGACCGCAACGGCACCATGAACGTGGTGCACATGCTGGAGAACTTCACCTTCCGCAACCACATCTGCATGACCTTCGAGCTGCTCAGCATGAACCTGTACGAGCTCATCAAGCGCAACAAGTTCCAGGGCTTCAGCCTGGCGCTGGTGCGCAAGTTCGCCCACTCCATCCTGCAGTGCCTGGAGGCCCTCAACCGGCACCGGATCATCCACTGCGACCTCAAGCCCGAGAACATCCTGCTCAAGCAGCAGGGGCGCAGCGGCATCAAG GTGATCGACTTTGGCTCCAGCTGCTTCGAGCACCAGCGGGTGTACACGTACATCCAGTCCCGCTTCTACCGGGCGCCGGAGGTGATCCTGGGCTCGCGCTACGGCCTGCCCATCGACATGTGGAGCTTCGGCTGCATCCTGGCGGAGCTGCTGACGGGCTACCCGCTGTTCCCCGGCGAGGACGAGGGGGACCAGCTGGCGTGCGTCATGGAGCTGCTGGGCATGCCGCCGCAGAAGGTGCTGGAGCAGGCCAAGCGGGCCAAGAACTTCATCAACTCCAAGGGGCACCCGCGCTACTGCGGGGCCAACACCCTGCCCACCGGCGCCACCGTGCTGACGGGCTCCCGCTCCCGCCGCGGCAAGATGAGGGGGCCCCCCGGCAGCAAGGAGTGGAGCGCCGCCCTCAAGGGCTGCGAGGACCCCACCTTTACTGACTTCTTAAAGAAGTGCCTGGACTGGGACCCCACCACCCGCCTCACCCCCAGCCAGGCCCTGCGGCACCCCTGGCTGTACCGCCGGCTGCCCAAGCCGGTGCCCGGGACCGACAAGGGCCAGGGCCCCACGGTGAAGAGGCTCCCCGAGCACCACAGCACCTCCTTCCCGTCCATCCTGGCCAAAGGCGGGTCCGGCCTGGGCACGGCCGCGGCCGCCAACAACAAACTGCGGGGCGCCATGATGGCGGACCCGGGGGAGACCATGCCCCTCCGCACAGTCTTGCCCAAACTGGTCTCCTAG
- the dyrk3 gene encoding dual specificity tyrosine-phosphorylation-regulated kinase 3 isoform X2, with the protein MRTDHILKEETDTNSPSGLPPMSKHTGVSTKDLMREQVAVRGSQLKVKYLYEDSTYNRKVNCIATATATPQSNGTAVHVSTKPVAVSGLSKERSVDSTGSSKGSSDSAGLQGSGTVGNSTGGGGGGSKLCGPLTSEQALRQYRNQLTSLEQTEIHTYPEIYFLGPNAKKRQAVVGGSNNSGYDDDQGGYIHVPHDHLAYRYEFLKVIGKGSFGQVAKVYDHKLQQHLALKMVRNEKRFHRQAQEEIRILEHLRKQDRNGTMNVVHMLENFTFRNHICMTFELLSMNLYELIKRNKFQGFSLALVRKFAHSILQCLEALNRHRIIHCDLKPENILLKQQGRSGIKVIDFGSSCFEHQRVYTYIQSRFYRAPEVILGSRYGLPIDMWSFGCILAELLTGYPLFPGEDEGDQLACVMELLGMPPQKVLEQAKRAKNFINSKGHPRYCGANTLPTGATVLTGSRSRRGKMRGPPGSKEWSAALKGCEDPTFTDFLKKCLDWDPTTRLTPSQALRHPWLYRRLPKPVPGTDKGQGPTVKRLPEHHSTSFPSILAKGGSGLGTAAAANNKLRGAMMADPGETMPLRTVLPKLVS; encoded by the exons ATGAGAACCGATCACATCCTGAAAGAAGAAACCGATACAAACAGCCCCTCGGGGCTACCCCCCATGTCCAAACACACG GGGGTCAGTACCAAGGACCTCATGAGGGAACAGGTGGCGGTACGAGGGAGTCAACTCAAGGTCAAGTACCTGTACGAAGACTCCACTTACAATCGCAAGGTCAACTGCATCGCCACGGCAACGGCAACCCCTCAGAGCAATGGCACCGCTGTTCATGTGTCCACGAAACCTGTCGCGGTGTCGGGCCTCTCCAAGGAGCGCAGCGTTGACAG CACGGGGTCCAGTAAGGGCTCCAGTGACTCGGCAGGCCTCCAGGGCTCAGGCACTGTGGGGAACAGcacaggcggcggcggcggcggcagcaagCTGTGCGGGCCCCTCACCTCGGAGCAGGCGCTCAGGCAGTACCGCAACCAGCTGACCAGCCTGGAGCAGACAGAGATCCACACCTACCCGGAGATCTACTTCCTGGGACCCAACGCCAAGAAGCGGCAGGCGGTCGTCGGGGGCAGCAACAACTCGGGCTACGACGACGACCAGGGGGGTTACATCCACGTCCCCCACGACCATCTGGCCTATCGTTACGAGTTCCTCAAG GTGATCGGCAAGGGCAGCTTCGGCCAGGTGGCCAAGGTGTACGACCACAAGCTGCAGCAGCACCTGGCGCTGAAGATGGTGCGCAACGAGAAGCGCTTCCACCGGCAGGCGCAGGAGGAGATCCGCATCCTGGAGCACCTGCGCAAGCAGGACCGCAACGGCACCATGAACGTGGTGCACATGCTGGAGAACTTCACCTTCCGCAACCACATCTGCATGACCTTCGAGCTGCTCAGCATGAACCTGTACGAGCTCATCAAGCGCAACAAGTTCCAGGGCTTCAGCCTGGCGCTGGTGCGCAAGTTCGCCCACTCCATCCTGCAGTGCCTGGAGGCCCTCAACCGGCACCGGATCATCCACTGCGACCTCAAGCCCGAGAACATCCTGCTCAAGCAGCAGGGGCGCAGCGGCATCAAG GTGATCGACTTTGGCTCCAGCTGCTTCGAGCACCAGCGGGTGTACACGTACATCCAGTCCCGCTTCTACCGGGCGCCGGAGGTGATCCTGGGCTCGCGCTACGGCCTGCCCATCGACATGTGGAGCTTCGGCTGCATCCTGGCGGAGCTGCTGACGGGCTACCCGCTGTTCCCCGGCGAGGACGAGGGGGACCAGCTGGCGTGCGTCATGGAGCTGCTGGGCATGCCGCCGCAGAAGGTGCTGGAGCAGGCCAAGCGGGCCAAGAACTTCATCAACTCCAAGGGGCACCCGCGCTACTGCGGGGCCAACACCCTGCCCACCGGCGCCACCGTGCTGACGGGCTCCCGCTCCCGCCGCGGCAAGATGAGGGGGCCCCCCGGCAGCAAGGAGTGGAGCGCCGCCCTCAAGGGCTGCGAGGACCCCACCTTTACTGACTTCTTAAAGAAGTGCCTGGACTGGGACCCCACCACCCGCCTCACCCCCAGCCAGGCCCTGCGGCACCCCTGGCTGTACCGCCGGCTGCCCAAGCCGGTGCCCGGGACCGACAAGGGCCAGGGCCCCACGGTGAAGAGGCTCCCCGAGCACCACAGCACCTCCTTCCCGTCCATCCTGGCCAAAGGCGGGTCCGGCCTGGGCACGGCCGCGGCCGCCAACAACAAACTGCGGGGCGCCATGATGGCGGACCCGGGGGAGACCATGCCCCTCCGCACAGTCTTGCCCAAACTGGTCTCCTAG
- the tfeb gene encoding transcription factor EB isoform X7: MTGPAIAMTSNSCPANLAVKRELTDTEARVMAKERQKKDNHNLIERRRRFNINDRIKELGTMIPKTNDLDVRWNKGTILRASVDYIKRMQKDVQRTREVENSFKRMEVANKQLWLRIQELEMQARVHGLPNNSPSPLNPTDLMSSYVKQETNPEEKLAHGQGQHQIQHQHQHHQHQQQQQQQQHQQQQQHLHAQAHLHNQGQGQNRQLPPLPPHLQHQSQQHQPPIQFSAVGSSQPFDFAQSLDLCDGIPGFNDGMAALGDLGGLGSQGRRSDLSFLMMDEPLSPLGGDPLLSAMSPEASVDSSRRSSFSIEDGDIL; the protein is encoded by the exons ATGACCGGGCCAGCAATTGCAATGACCAGTAACTCCTGCCCAGCCAACCTAGCTGTCAAAAGAGAGCTAACCG ACACAGAAGCACGTGTGATGGCcaaggagagacagaaaaaaGACAACCACAACCTAA TCGAGAGACGGAGGAGATTCAACATTAATGATCGCATCAAGGAGCTGGGCACCATGATCCCTAAAACCAATGACCT ggatgTTCGCTGGAACAAGGGCACAATCCTCAGGGCGTCGGTGGACTACATTAAGCGCATGCAGAAGGATGTGCAGAGGACACGGGAGGTGGAGAACAGCTTCAAACGGATGGAGGTGGCCAACAAGCAACTGTGGCTCCGCATCCAG gaATTGGAGATGCAGGCGCGTGTTCACGGTCTGCCCAACAACTCCCCCTCTCCGCTGAACCCCACCGACCTCATGAGCTCCTATGTGAAGCAGGAGACCAACCCTGAGGAGAAGCTTGCCCACGGCCAAGGCCAGCACCAGATTCAacaccagcaccaacaccaccagcaccagcagcaacagcagcaacagcagcatcagcagcagcagcagcacctccaCGCCCAGGCCCACCTCCAcaaccagggccagggccagaaCAGGCAGCTGCCGCCgctccccccccacctgcaGCACCAGTCCCAGCAGCACCAGCCGCCCATCCAGTTCTCGGCGGTGGGCAGCTCCCAACCCTTTGACTTTGCCCAATCGCTGGACTTGTGTGACGGGATACCGGGCTTCAACGACGGCATGGCGGCGCTGGGCGACCTGGGCGGCCTGGGCTCCCAGGGGAGGCGGTCCGACCTGAGCTTCCTGATGATGGACGAGCCACTGTCCCCGCTCGGCGGAGACCCCCTGCTGTCCGCCATGTCCCCCGAAGCCTCGGTGGACTCCAGCCGCCGGTCCAGCTTCAGCATAGAGGACGGGGACATACTGTAG
- the tfeb gene encoding transcription factor EB isoform X6 produces MKEMSKTYAVVEVFDRQQIQLLPLSTSHLDVYSGPGMTGPAIAMTSNSCPANLAVKRELTEARVMAKERQKKDNHNLIERRRRFNINDRIKELGTMIPKTNDLDVRWNKGTILRASVDYIKRMQKDVQRTREVENSFKRMEVANKQLWLRIQELEMQARVHGLPNNSPSPLNPTDLMSSYVKQETNPEEKLAHGQGQHQIQHQHQHHQHQQQQQQQQHQQQQQHLHAQAHLHNQGQGQNRQLPPLPPHLQHQSQQHQPPIQFSAVGSSQPFDFAQSLDLCDGIPGFNDGMAALGDLGGLGSQGRRSDLSFLMMDEPLSPLGGDPLLSAMSPEASVDSSRRSSFSIEDGDIL; encoded by the exons ATGAAGGAGATGAGTAAGACCTATGCCGTTGTGGAGGTCTTTGACAGACAACAGATTCAGCTG ctaCCACTGTCCACCAGTCACTTGGATGTGTACTCAGGTCCTGGGATGACCGGGCCAGCAATTGCAATGACCAGTAACTCCTGCCCAGCCAACCTAGCTGTCAAAAGAGAGCTAACCG AAGCACGTGTGATGGCcaaggagagacagaaaaaaGACAACCACAACCTAA TCGAGAGACGGAGGAGATTCAACATTAATGATCGCATCAAGGAGCTGGGCACCATGATCCCTAAAACCAATGACCT ggatgTTCGCTGGAACAAGGGCACAATCCTCAGGGCGTCGGTGGACTACATTAAGCGCATGCAGAAGGATGTGCAGAGGACACGGGAGGTGGAGAACAGCTTCAAACGGATGGAGGTGGCCAACAAGCAACTGTGGCTCCGCATCCAG gaATTGGAGATGCAGGCGCGTGTTCACGGTCTGCCCAACAACTCCCCCTCTCCGCTGAACCCCACCGACCTCATGAGCTCCTATGTGAAGCAGGAGACCAACCCTGAGGAGAAGCTTGCCCACGGCCAAGGCCAGCACCAGATTCAacaccagcaccaacaccaccagcaccagcagcaacagcagcaacagcagcatcagcagcagcagcagcacctccaCGCCCAGGCCCACCTCCAcaaccagggccagggccagaaCAGGCAGCTGCCGCCgctccccccccacctgcaGCACCAGTCCCAGCAGCACCAGCCGCCCATCCAGTTCTCGGCGGTGGGCAGCTCCCAACCCTTTGACTTTGCCCAATCGCTGGACTTGTGTGACGGGATACCGGGCTTCAACGACGGCATGGCGGCGCTGGGCGACCTGGGCGGCCTGGGCTCCCAGGGGAGGCGGTCCGACCTGAGCTTCCTGATGATGGACGAGCCACTGTCCCCGCTCGGCGGAGACCCCCTGCTGTCCGCCATGTCCCCCGAAGCCTCGGTGGACTCCAGCCGCCGGTCCAGCTTCAGCATAGAGGACGGGGACATACTGTAG
- the tfeb gene encoding transcription factor EB isoform X8, with translation MTGPAIAMTSNSCPANLAVKRELTEARVMAKERQKKDNHNLIERRRRFNINDRIKELGTMIPKTNDLDVRWNKGTILRASVDYIKRMQKDVQRTREVENSFKRMEVANKQLWLRIQELEMQARVHGLPNNSPSPLNPTDLMSSYVKQETNPEEKLAHGQGQHQIQHQHQHHQHQQQQQQQQHQQQQQHLHAQAHLHNQGQGQNRQLPPLPPHLQHQSQQHQPPIQFSAVGSSQPFDFAQSLDLCDGIPGFNDGMAALGDLGGLGSQGRRSDLSFLMMDEPLSPLGGDPLLSAMSPEASVDSSRRSSFSIEDGDIL, from the exons ATGACCGGGCCAGCAATTGCAATGACCAGTAACTCCTGCCCAGCCAACCTAGCTGTCAAAAGAGAGCTAACCG AAGCACGTGTGATGGCcaaggagagacagaaaaaaGACAACCACAACCTAA TCGAGAGACGGAGGAGATTCAACATTAATGATCGCATCAAGGAGCTGGGCACCATGATCCCTAAAACCAATGACCT ggatgTTCGCTGGAACAAGGGCACAATCCTCAGGGCGTCGGTGGACTACATTAAGCGCATGCAGAAGGATGTGCAGAGGACACGGGAGGTGGAGAACAGCTTCAAACGGATGGAGGTGGCCAACAAGCAACTGTGGCTCCGCATCCAG gaATTGGAGATGCAGGCGCGTGTTCACGGTCTGCCCAACAACTCCCCCTCTCCGCTGAACCCCACCGACCTCATGAGCTCCTATGTGAAGCAGGAGACCAACCCTGAGGAGAAGCTTGCCCACGGCCAAGGCCAGCACCAGATTCAacaccagcaccaacaccaccagcaccagcagcaacagcagcaacagcagcatcagcagcagcagcagcacctccaCGCCCAGGCCCACCTCCAcaaccagggccagggccagaaCAGGCAGCTGCCGCCgctccccccccacctgcaGCACCAGTCCCAGCAGCACCAGCCGCCCATCCAGTTCTCGGCGGTGGGCAGCTCCCAACCCTTTGACTTTGCCCAATCGCTGGACTTGTGTGACGGGATACCGGGCTTCAACGACGGCATGGCGGCGCTGGGCGACCTGGGCGGCCTGGGCTCCCAGGGGAGGCGGTCCGACCTGAGCTTCCTGATGATGGACGAGCCACTGTCCCCGCTCGGCGGAGACCCCCTGCTGTCCGCCATGTCCCCCGAAGCCTCGGTGGACTCCAGCCGCCGGTCCAGCTTCAGCATAGAGGACGGGGACATACTGTAG
- the tfeb gene encoding transcription factor EB isoform X5, with product MKEMSKTYAVVEVFDRQQIQLLPLSTSHLDVYSGPGMTGPAIAMTSNSCPANLAVKRELTDTEARVMAKERQKKDNHNLIERRRRFNINDRIKELGTMIPKTNDLDVRWNKGTILRASVDYIKRMQKDVQRTREVENSFKRMEVANKQLWLRIQELEMQARVHGLPNNSPSPLNPTDLMSSYVKQETNPEEKLAHGQGQHQIQHQHQHHQHQQQQQQQQHQQQQQHLHAQAHLHNQGQGQNRQLPPLPPHLQHQSQQHQPPIQFSAVGSSQPFDFAQSLDLCDGIPGFNDGMAALGDLGGLGSQGRRSDLSFLMMDEPLSPLGGDPLLSAMSPEASVDSSRRSSFSIEDGDIL from the exons ATGAAGGAGATGAGTAAGACCTATGCCGTTGTGGAGGTCTTTGACAGACAACAGATTCAGCTG ctaCCACTGTCCACCAGTCACTTGGATGTGTACTCAGGTCCTGGGATGACCGGGCCAGCAATTGCAATGACCAGTAACTCCTGCCCAGCCAACCTAGCTGTCAAAAGAGAGCTAACCG ACACAGAAGCACGTGTGATGGCcaaggagagacagaaaaaaGACAACCACAACCTAA TCGAGAGACGGAGGAGATTCAACATTAATGATCGCATCAAGGAGCTGGGCACCATGATCCCTAAAACCAATGACCT ggatgTTCGCTGGAACAAGGGCACAATCCTCAGGGCGTCGGTGGACTACATTAAGCGCATGCAGAAGGATGTGCAGAGGACACGGGAGGTGGAGAACAGCTTCAAACGGATGGAGGTGGCCAACAAGCAACTGTGGCTCCGCATCCAG gaATTGGAGATGCAGGCGCGTGTTCACGGTCTGCCCAACAACTCCCCCTCTCCGCTGAACCCCACCGACCTCATGAGCTCCTATGTGAAGCAGGAGACCAACCCTGAGGAGAAGCTTGCCCACGGCCAAGGCCAGCACCAGATTCAacaccagcaccaacaccaccagcaccagcagcaacagcagcaacagcagcatcagcagcagcagcagcacctccaCGCCCAGGCCCACCTCCAcaaccagggccagggccagaaCAGGCAGCTGCCGCCgctccccccccacctgcaGCACCAGTCCCAGCAGCACCAGCCGCCCATCCAGTTCTCGGCGGTGGGCAGCTCCCAACCCTTTGACTTTGCCCAATCGCTGGACTTGTGTGACGGGATACCGGGCTTCAACGACGGCATGGCGGCGCTGGGCGACCTGGGCGGCCTGGGCTCCCAGGGGAGGCGGTCCGACCTGAGCTTCCTGATGATGGACGAGCCACTGTCCCCGCTCGGCGGAGACCCCCTGCTGTCCGCCATGTCCCCCGAAGCCTCGGTGGACTCCAGCCGCCGGTCCAGCTTCAGCATAGAGGACGGGGACATACTGTAG